The proteins below come from a single Piscinibacter gummiphilus genomic window:
- a CDS encoding alpha-E domain-containing protein, whose amino-acid sequence MLSRTADHLFWMARYMERAENTARMLDVNYQTSLLPQSADAAENGWRGLLSISELSHDYTTRYGEVDARKVMSYMVSDEKNPSSIYNCLLAARENARAVRGTLTTEVWETQNQTWIEFQRMLRNKAFERDPGDAFEWVKFRSHLSRGVTVGTMLQDEAFHFLRIGSFLERADNTARMLDVKFHAVESEFYGAGTGNGAASRDQEYDFYHWSAILRSVSGFEVYRKAYRNVIRPEKVAELLILRADMPRSLACCMDEVVANLKRVANEQSHETLRRAGRLQSDLRFGRIDEILATGLHAFLSQFLERVGTLGVGISRDFLVPVAA is encoded by the coding sequence ATGCTGTCAAGAACTGCTGACCACCTCTTCTGGATGGCGCGCTACATGGAGCGCGCCGAGAACACCGCACGCATGCTCGACGTCAACTACCAGACGTCGTTGCTGCCGCAGTCGGCCGACGCCGCCGAGAACGGCTGGCGCGGCCTCTTGAGCATCTCGGAACTGAGCCACGACTACACCACCCGCTATGGCGAGGTCGACGCCCGCAAGGTGATGAGCTACATGGTGAGCGACGAGAAGAACCCGTCGAGCATCTACAACTGCCTGCTCGCCGCCCGTGAGAACGCACGTGCCGTGCGGGGCACGCTCACCACCGAGGTATGGGAGACGCAGAACCAGACCTGGATCGAGTTCCAGCGCATGCTGCGCAACAAGGCCTTCGAACGCGACCCGGGCGATGCCTTCGAGTGGGTGAAGTTCCGCTCGCACCTCTCGCGCGGCGTGACGGTGGGCACCATGCTGCAGGACGAAGCCTTCCACTTCCTGCGCATCGGCAGCTTCCTTGAGCGCGCCGACAACACCGCCCGCATGCTCGACGTGAAGTTCCACGCGGTCGAGAGCGAGTTCTACGGCGCGGGCACCGGCAATGGCGCCGCCTCGCGCGACCAGGAGTACGACTTCTATCACTGGTCGGCGATCCTGCGCTCGGTGTCCGGCTTCGAGGTCTACCGCAAGGCGTATCGCAACGTGATCCGGCCCGAGAAGGTGGCGGAGCTTCTGATCCTGCGCGCCGACATGCCGCGCTCGCTTGCCTGCTGCATGGACGAGGTCGTTGCCAACCTCAAGCGGGTGGCCAACGAGCAATCGCACGAGACGCTGCGGCGCGCCGGCCGCCTGCAGTCTGACCTGCGCTTCGGCCGCATCGACGAGATCCTCGCGACCGGGCTGCACGCCTTCCTCAGCCAGTTCCTCGAACGCGTGGGCACGCTGGGGGTGGGCATCAGCCGTGACTTCCTCGTGCCCGTCGCCGCCTGA